One genomic window of bacterium includes the following:
- a CDS encoding RidA family protein produces the protein MDLRVVATEKAPKAIGPYSQAIIAGGLVFCSGQIPLIPETGQILEGDAATQARQALANLRAVLEAAGSSMALVVKTTVFLSDMNDFAAVNAVYAEAFGEHRPARSAIQIGRLPKDAKVEIEATAALR, from the coding sequence ATGGACCTCAGAGTCGTCGCCACTGAGAAAGCGCCTAAGGCGATCGGGCCGTACAGCCAGGCGATCATCGCCGGCGGTCTGGTTTTCTGCTCGGGTCAGATCCCGCTGATCCCCGAGACCGGTCAGATTCTCGAAGGCGACGCCGCGACTCAAGCCCGCCAGGCCCTGGCCAATCTGCGCGCGGTCCTCGAAGCGGCCGGCTCCAGCATGGCGCTCGTCGTCAAGACCACGGTCTTCCTGTCCGACATGAATGACTTCGCCGCCGTGAACGCTGTCTACGCGGAAGCGTTCGGCGAGCATCGGCCGGCCCGCTCGGCCATTCAGATTGGGCGTCTCCCCAAGGACGCCAAAGTGGAAATCG